The following coding sequences lie in one Pontibacter sp. G13 genomic window:
- a CDS encoding cbb3-type cytochrome c oxidase N-terminal domain-containing protein, which yields MKYSYRIPLLLGMLGMLVATPVAAADMEGVSQSDFLYIMLFTMIALAVVILQLSIVVFTLIRKDWLKQQAPEGEAAKAPEISFWKRLEYKLTDAVPVAKESAIEMDHEYDGIRELDNNLPPWWKYGFYVTIVIGIFYFYGFHFAGSWSSQKEYETEMAVAEEAKQAYLASLTDLVDESNVVALTDAGDLSKGKSLFAANCVACHGQMGEGGIGPNLTDEYWIHGGDIKNVFTTIKYGVLEKGMTAWEATFSPGEMQQVASYVLSLKGTNPPNAKDPQGDLYVPEEQPESDSTAVSGEVQASL from the coding sequence ATGAAATATTCATATCGGATTCCACTTCTCTTAGGTATGCTTGGCATGCTGGTGGCAACACCAGTGGCGGCTGCCGATATGGAGGGGGTTTCCCAGTCCGATTTCCTATATATCATGCTGTTCACGATGATCGCTCTGGCAGTGGTCATCCTACAGCTCTCAATTGTGGTATTCACCTTGATCCGGAAGGATTGGCTCAAACAACAAGCCCCTGAAGGTGAAGCAGCCAAAGCTCCTGAGATTTCCTTCTGGAAAAGATTGGAATACAAACTCACCGATGCGGTACCTGTTGCCAAGGAATCCGCGATCGAAATGGACCACGAATACGATGGGATTCGCGAGTTGGACAACAACCTGCCGCCTTGGTGGAAATATGGCTTCTACGTCACCATCGTGATCGGCATTTTCTACTTCTATGGCTTCCACTTTGCCGGAAGTTGGTCCTCCCAAAAGGAATACGAAACGGAGATGGCCGTAGCAGAGGAAGCCAAACAAGCTTACCTCGCGAGCTTGACCGATCTCGTGGATGAATCCAATGTGGTTGCGCTCACCGATGCGGGTGATTTGAGCAAAGGAAAATCCTTGTTTGCCGCCAACTGTGTAGCATGCCATGGCCAAATGGGTGAAGGCGGTATTGGTCCCAACTTGACGGATGAATACTGGATTCACGGCGGGGATATCAAGAACGTATTCACCACCATCAAATATGGTGTCTTGGAAAAAGGGATGACCGCTTGGGAAGCCACTTTCTCTCCCGGAGAAATGCAACAGGTGGCGAGTTATGTGCTTTCTCTCAAAGGCACGAACCCACCCAATGCCAAGGACCCACAGGGCGATCTCTACGTTCCCGAAGAACAACCAGAATCGGATTCCACTGCGGTTTCCGGAGAAGTACAAGCAAGTCTATAG
- a CDS encoding cbb3-type cytochrome c oxidase subunit 3, whose protein sequence is MYKDVLRSIDGASLFPVIAILIFVGFFALIVWYAYFRLKKNDIHQMSSIPLDDNHISTPRTPLSQSKT, encoded by the coding sequence ATGTATAAAGATGTGCTCAGATCGATCGATGGTGCGAGTCTATTTCCGGTCATCGCCATCCTGATCTTCGTGGGATTCTTCGCCTTGATTGTGTGGTATGCCTACTTCCGCCTCAAGAAGAACGATATCCATCAGATGTCTTCGATTCCTTTGGATGACAATCACATTTCCACTCCTCGCACTCCGCTTTCACAGTCAAAGACCTGA
- the ccoN gene encoding cytochrome-c oxidase, cbb3-type subunit I, protein MLKDVKPSVQTSSSPGVNLEHFSYDNEIVRKFAIATSIWGLIGMLVGLIIAFQLVLPDLALWDGINFLSFGRLRPLHTNGAIFAFVGNGIYMGVYYSLQRLCKTRMFSDALSNLHFWLWQLVILAAVATLPLGITTGKEYAELEWPIDIAIAVVWIIFGINMFGTILKRREQHLYVAIWFYIATWVTVTVLHVVNSMELPISFFKSYSLYAGVQDALVQWWYGHNAVAFFLTTPYLGLMYYFIPKAANRPVYSYRLSIIHFWALIFIYIWAGPHHLLYTSLPDWAQSLGTVFSVMLIFPSWGGMLNGLLTLRGAWDKVRTDPVLKFMVVAITAYGMATFEGPMLSFKNVNAISHYTDWTIGHVHVGTLGWNGFLTFGILYWLLPRMWNTKLHSTSLANAHFWIGTLGIIIYALPMYFAGFTQSLMWKEFLPDGRLAYPNFLETVTQIIPMYWLRAIGGTLYLVGVVMMLWNFIKTTASGTFMKNEEAQAPAREKHANHTGEYWHRWIERRPVQMLVYSLILILIGGLVEMVPTFMVSSNVPKIESVKPYTPLELHGRDIYVREGCYTCHSQMVRPFRSETERYGEYSKSGEFIYDHPFQWGSKRTGPDLHRLGGKYSDSWHYNHMIEPRAVSAGSIMPAYDWLATAKIDTSMTGAKIRAMQLLGVPYEEGYDAQANQDLWQQGTEIAERLKEQDDIDVAQDDEIVAMIAYLQRLGTDIKQAETK, encoded by the coding sequence ATGCTGAAAGACGTCAAGCCTTCAGTCCAAACCTCGTCATCTCCCGGCGTTAATCTCGAGCATTTCAGCTACGACAACGAGATTGTCCGGAAGTTTGCCATCGCCACCTCCATCTGGGGGTTGATTGGTATGCTGGTTGGGCTAATCATTGCTTTTCAGTTGGTGCTGCCTGACCTAGCCCTATGGGACGGAATAAACTTCCTGTCGTTTGGACGCCTTCGTCCGCTGCACACCAACGGAGCCATCTTCGCCTTTGTCGGAAACGGGATTTACATGGGGGTGTATTACTCCCTCCAACGTCTCTGCAAAACTCGGATGTTCAGTGATGCACTGAGCAATCTGCATTTTTGGCTCTGGCAATTGGTCATCCTTGCCGCTGTGGCAACGCTCCCACTCGGGATCACGACCGGAAAAGAGTATGCAGAACTCGAATGGCCCATTGATATCGCCATCGCAGTTGTCTGGATCATTTTCGGGATCAACATGTTTGGAACCATCCTCAAGCGACGTGAGCAACACCTCTACGTAGCCATCTGGTTCTACATCGCCACTTGGGTGACCGTCACAGTCCTCCACGTCGTGAACAGCATGGAATTGCCGATCAGCTTCTTCAAAAGTTACTCCTTGTATGCAGGGGTACAGGATGCATTGGTACAATGGTGGTATGGACACAATGCGGTAGCATTCTTCCTGACTACGCCTTATCTGGGATTGATGTACTACTTCATCCCCAAAGCAGCCAACCGTCCTGTCTACTCGTACCGACTTTCGATCATTCACTTCTGGGCCCTCATATTCATTTATATCTGGGCAGGTCCTCACCACTTGTTGTACACCTCTTTGCCTGACTGGGCACAATCACTCGGTACCGTCTTCTCGGTCATGTTGATTTTCCCATCATGGGGGGGGATGCTCAATGGGTTGCTGACTTTGCGTGGAGCATGGGATAAAGTGAGAACTGATCCCGTCTTGAAATTCATGGTGGTGGCAATTACCGCCTACGGTATGGCCACATTCGAAGGGCCAATGCTTTCCTTCAAAAACGTCAACGCAATCTCACACTACACGGATTGGACCATTGGTCACGTACACGTAGGTACCTTGGGATGGAATGGATTCTTGACATTCGGTATCCTCTACTGGTTGCTTCCAAGAATGTGGAACACCAAACTCCACTCTACCAGTCTTGCCAACGCACACTTCTGGATCGGTACGCTCGGGATCATCATCTATGCATTGCCGATGTACTTCGCAGGCTTTACCCAAAGCTTGATGTGGAAAGAATTCTTGCCAGATGGCCGCTTGGCGTATCCTAACTTCCTTGAAACAGTTACGCAGATCATCCCGATGTATTGGCTCCGCGCCATTGGTGGTACCCTCTATCTCGTCGGAGTAGTGATGATGCTCTGGAACTTCATCAAAACGACTGCTTCCGGCACCTTCATGAAAAATGAAGAAGCTCAAGCGCCTGCCCGTGAGAAGCACGCCAATCACACCGGAGAATACTGGCACCGTTGGATCGAGCGTCGTCCCGTGCAAATGCTCGTTTACAGTTTGATCCTGATTTTGATCGGTGGTCTGGTGGAAATGGTCCCAACCTTCATGGTGTCTTCCAATGTCCCCAAAATCGAGTCCGTCAAGCCTTACACGCCATTGGAACTCCACGGCCGCGACATCTACGTGAGAGAAGGGTGCTACACCTGCCACTCTCAGATGGTCCGTCCTTTCCGCTCCGAAACCGAGCGATATGGAGAGTACTCCAAGTCTGGGGAGTTCATTTACGACCACCCATTCCAGTGGGGCTCCAAGCGTACAGGTCCTGACCTTCACCGTTTGGGCGGGAAATACTCCGATTCTTGGCACTACAACCACATGATTGAGCCACGTGCAGTATCTGCAGGTTCTATCATGCCTGCCTACGATTGGTTGGCCACCGCGAAAATCGATACCTCTATGACTGGCGCCAAAATCCGTGCGATGCAATTGCTCGGGGTCCCATACGAGGAAGGGTACGACGCCCAAGCCAATCAGGACCTCTGGCAACAAGGAACTGAAATCGCCGAGCGCCTCAAGGAGCAAGACGATATCGACGTAGCCCAAGACGATGAGATTGTAGCAATGATTGCCTATCTCCAACGCCTGGGAACAGACATCAAGCAAGCAGAAACAAAATAA
- the ccoS gene encoding cbb3-type cytochrome oxidase assembly protein CcoS, whose product MQALFVLIALSLVVALGFLIAFFWAFRDGQYHDSYTPSVRMLWDDTPTSNTQQPLSDPNCNDPDPSPSE is encoded by the coding sequence ATGCAAGCACTCTTCGTATTGATTGCCTTAAGCTTGGTGGTCGCGCTGGGTTTCCTAATTGCCTTTTTCTGGGCATTTCGAGATGGTCAGTACCATGACAGCTATACGCCGTCCGTCCGGATGCTGTGGGATGACACGCCTACTTCAAACACGCAACAACCACTGTCGGATCCCAACTGTAACGATCCGGACCCATCTCCATCTGAATAA
- a CDS encoding adenosylcobalamin-dependent ribonucleoside-diphosphate reductase has protein sequence MITAQSQKAEKEPVSQTFSYEEVLKAAIEYFGGDELAANVWINKYALKDSHGNIYDKTPDDMHLRMAGELARIEQKYPNPYSEQEIFEALKDFKYIVPQGGPMTGIGNKYQIVSLSNCFVIGHDHLADSYGGVMKLDEEQVQLMKRRGGVGHDLSHIRPKGSPVMNSALTSTGVVPFMERYSNSTREVAQDGRRGALMLSISIKHPDAERFVDAKMDGTKVTGANVSVKIDHAFMEAVKNNTPYVQQYPIQSDNPEYTKEIDARALWDKIIHNAWASAEPGVLFWDTVIQESIPDSYADLGFRTVSTNPCGEIPLCPYDSCRLLAINLFSFVDKPFTSEASFDFDKFRKFVTMAQRIMDDIVDLEMEKIEKILAKINADPETEEVKRTERLLWEKIQRKCADGRRTGVGITAEGDMLAALGLRYGSEEGVEFSVNVHKTLALAAYRASVDMAKDRGAFPIYDTEREAKNPFINRLKDADPKLYEDMAKYGRRNIALLTIAPTGTTSLMTQTSSGIEPVFMVSYKRRRKVNPNDKQVRVDFVDEVGDSWEEFHVFHHKFVDWLKIQGHDLDQVSKMSEEDLNNLISASPYHGATSNDVDWVMKVKMQGAIQKWVDHSISVTVNVPNDISEEMVSKIYQTGWESGCKGITIYRDGSRSGVLISDNDKSSQKDEETFKEHSAPKRPTKLESQVIRFQNNHEKWVAVVGLLEDRPYEIFTGKAEDSFSILSQVDKGWVIKGSDETGKTRYDFQYLDKDGYRITIEGLSRTFDKEFWNYAKLISGVLRHGMPLPHVVHMVSNLHLDADYLNTWKNGVARALKRFIPDGTVAVENACPSCNQDALVYQEGCLTCSSCGYTKCG, from the coding sequence ATGATTACCGCTCAGTCTCAAAAAGCCGAAAAGGAACCCGTATCCCAAACCTTCAGCTACGAAGAGGTACTCAAAGCCGCTATCGAGTATTTCGGTGGCGACGAACTCGCTGCCAATGTGTGGATAAATAAGTATGCGCTTAAGGATTCACATGGCAACATCTACGACAAGACTCCCGACGACATGCACCTTCGCATGGCAGGAGAATTGGCGAGAATCGAACAGAAATATCCCAATCCCTATTCCGAGCAGGAAATCTTCGAGGCACTCAAAGATTTCAAATACATCGTCCCACAGGGGGGACCTATGACCGGAATCGGGAACAAGTATCAGATCGTTTCTCTGTCCAACTGCTTTGTGATCGGCCATGATCATTTGGCCGATTCCTACGGAGGAGTCATGAAACTGGACGAGGAGCAAGTGCAGTTGATGAAGCGTCGTGGAGGTGTTGGTCATGACCTCTCGCACATCCGTCCCAAAGGTAGTCCCGTCATGAATAGTGCATTGACCTCTACAGGAGTCGTGCCTTTCATGGAGCGTTATTCCAACTCGACCCGTGAAGTCGCTCAGGATGGCCGCCGTGGTGCATTGATGCTGTCTATCTCGATCAAGCACCCTGATGCAGAGCGATTTGTCGATGCAAAGATGGACGGAACCAAGGTCACCGGTGCCAATGTGTCCGTCAAGATCGACCATGCTTTCATGGAGGCTGTGAAGAACAACACGCCCTATGTGCAGCAGTATCCGATTCAATCTGACAATCCTGAATACACCAAGGAGATCGATGCTCGTGCCTTGTGGGACAAGATCATCCACAATGCTTGGGCTTCCGCTGAACCGGGAGTACTCTTCTGGGATACTGTCATCCAAGAATCTATTCCGGATAGCTATGCAGACTTGGGATTCCGCACCGTTTCCACCAACCCTTGTGGAGAAATTCCGCTGTGTCCCTATGATAGCTGCCGATTGCTAGCAATCAATCTGTTCAGTTTTGTAGACAAGCCGTTTACCAGCGAAGCGTCATTCGACTTCGACAAGTTCCGCAAATTCGTCACTATGGCGCAGCGGATCATGGATGATATCGTGGATCTGGAAATGGAGAAGATCGAGAAGATTCTCGCCAAGATCAATGCCGATCCGGAGACGGAAGAAGTGAAGCGCACCGAGCGCCTACTTTGGGAAAAGATCCAACGCAAATGTGCCGATGGCCGCCGTACCGGAGTCGGTATCACTGCCGAAGGAGATATGTTGGCTGCTTTGGGACTGCGTTACGGTTCTGAGGAAGGCGTCGAATTCTCTGTCAATGTGCACAAGACATTGGCACTTGCAGCGTATCGCGCATCTGTCGATATGGCCAAGGACCGCGGAGCATTCCCGATCTACGATACTGAGCGTGAGGCTAAAAACCCATTCATCAACCGCCTCAAGGATGCTGATCCTAAGCTGTATGAGGATATGGCCAAGTACGGTCGCCGCAACATCGCTTTGTTGACCATCGCGCCTACAGGTACGACTTCCCTGATGACTCAGACTTCTTCAGGAATTGAGCCTGTATTCATGGTATCCTACAAGCGTCGTCGCAAGGTCAATCCAAACGACAAGCAGGTACGGGTAGACTTCGTGGACGAGGTAGGCGATTCTTGGGAAGAGTTCCACGTCTTCCACCACAAATTCGTGGACTGGTTGAAGATTCAGGGACATGACCTCGATCAGGTCTCCAAAATGTCCGAGGAAGATCTGAATAATCTGATCAGCGCTTCTCCATATCACGGGGCGACTTCCAACGATGTGGACTGGGTGATGAAGGTCAAGATGCAGGGAGCTATCCAGAAATGGGTCGATCACTCCATCTCTGTGACCGTGAATGTCCCTAATGACATTTCCGAAGAGATGGTCTCCAAAATCTACCAAACTGGTTGGGAAAGCGGATGTAAAGGAATCACCATCTATCGCGACGGTAGCCGTTCAGGGGTGTTGATTTCAGACAACGACAAAAGTTCCCAAAAAGACGAGGAGACGTTCAAAGAGCACAGCGCTCCCAAGCGACCTACCAAACTGGAATCTCAGGTGATCCGCTTCCAAAACAACCACGAGAAATGGGTGGCTGTCGTCGGATTGCTGGAAGATCGTCCTTATGAAATCTTCACTGGGAAAGCCGAAGACTCCTTCTCTATCCTCTCGCAGGTAGACAAGGGATGGGTGATCAAAGGAAGTGATGAAACGGGCAAGACTCGCTATGACTTCCAATATCTCGACAAAGATGGGTACCGCATCACGATCGAAGGGCTGTCCAGAACATTTGACAAGGAGTTCTGGAATTACGCTAAATTGATCTCTGGGGTATTGCGTCACGGAATGCCGCTGCCACATGTGGTACACATGGTGTCCAATCTCCACTTGGATGCAGACTACCTGAATACTTGGAAAAATGGTGTGGCTCGTGCCTTGAAGCGATTTATCCCGGATGGGACTGTTGCGGTGGAAAACGCCTGCCCTTCCTGTAATCAGGATGCATTGGTCTATCAGGAAGGCTGCCTGACCTGTAGCTCCTGTGGATACACCAAGTGCGGCTGA
- a CDS encoding aldo/keto reductase yields the protein MQSIFLPALQKTTSKLGIGLAAAGRPGYITLEHGADLNFAYGLDDMESQAHKLLDQAWELGIRYIDLARSYGQAEAFTASWLAKYPDRASELVIGSKWGYTYTADWKIDAEHHEIKDHTLPVFQRQIQESQSLLGDHLDMYHIHSATLDSGVLDRPEVLSALADLKSQGVAVGLSLSGSNQDQTLEQALQVEVDGTPLFQSVQATWNVLETSVGHFLEAAHQAGWVVIIKEGVANGRLTDKNRPNPEAFWSAIDTEVLRHQTSVDAWALAGILARPWVDIVLSGAVRAEHLAQNAQSLSIQWDDQAEAVLTEILETPERYWQTRKQLPWN from the coding sequence ATGCAATCCATCTTTCTTCCTGCTCTCCAAAAAACCACTTCCAAGCTCGGAATCGGCCTCGCTGCCGCTGGGCGTCCCGGCTACATCACCTTGGAACATGGCGCTGATCTCAACTTCGCCTACGGCCTCGACGACATGGAATCCCAAGCACATAAATTGCTGGATCAAGCCTGGGAGTTGGGAATCAGATACATTGACTTGGCGAGATCCTATGGTCAAGCTGAGGCGTTCACCGCTTCTTGGCTTGCTAAATATCCAGATCGAGCATCAGAGCTGGTCATTGGCTCCAAATGGGGCTACACCTACACAGCCGACTGGAAGATCGATGCCGAACATCATGAAATCAAGGACCACACCCTTCCCGTCTTCCAGCGCCAGATTCAAGAGTCGCAATCCCTATTGGGCGATCATCTGGACATGTACCACATCCATTCTGCGACCTTGGACAGTGGAGTCCTCGATCGTCCAGAAGTTCTGAGCGCATTGGCCGACCTGAAATCCCAAGGCGTAGCGGTAGGACTGTCCCTGTCTGGATCGAATCAGGACCAAACACTCGAACAGGCACTCCAGGTCGAAGTGGATGGTACGCCCTTGTTCCAGAGTGTGCAGGCCACTTGGAATGTATTGGAGACCTCCGTGGGCCATTTCCTCGAAGCCGCCCACCAAGCGGGTTGGGTCGTCATCATCAAAGAAGGCGTCGCCAATGGCAGATTGACTGACAAGAATCGTCCGAACCCTGAAGCATTCTGGTCCGCCATTGATACTGAAGTACTGCGGCACCAAACCTCCGTGGATGCCTGGGCACTGGCTGGGATCTTGGCGAGACCTTGGGTGGATATCGTACTCAGCGGAGCAGTCCGCGCCGAGCATCTTGCCCAGAATGCCCAGAGCCTTTCCATTCAGTGGGATGATCAGGCTGAAGCAGTATTGACAGAGATTCTCGAGACCCCTGAACGCTATTGGCAGACCAGAAAGCAACTCCCCTGGAATTAA
- the msrP gene encoding protein-methionine-sulfoxide reductase catalytic subunit MsrP, whose protein sequence is MANIHIPKPWERISPKATEEKIYQDRRQILKQLGLIGAGSLLLPTTLSACMNPKDGQSSQMAAPDQQAPDFHFEGEENFYPAKRNERYTLDRPLTEEYTATHYNNFYEFISPKDRNIYNAYKYVGKFDTSDWQIEIAGHVEKKGKMHLGDIIKEMGTEERTYRFRCVERWSMAVPWTGFSLAKFIQYLQPTDKAKYIKFTSFASAKQMPGVANQDWYPWPYYEGLRMDEAMNEVALLATGIYGKPLPKQNGAPVRLVVPWKYGYKNIKSIVKMEFVSKQPQTFWNTIAPSEYPFVSNVNPAKPHPRWSQAQERMIPDGEPRPTLPFNGYGEFVASLYK, encoded by the coding sequence ATGGCCAACATTCATATCCCCAAACCTTGGGAACGCATTTCCCCGAAGGCTACCGAAGAAAAGATTTATCAAGATCGCCGCCAGATCCTCAAGCAATTGGGGCTCATCGGAGCGGGCTCTCTCCTGCTTCCGACCACTCTCTCCGCCTGTATGAATCCCAAAGATGGCCAATCCTCGCAGATGGCCGCTCCCGATCAACAGGCCCCGGATTTCCATTTCGAAGGAGAAGAAAACTTCTATCCAGCCAAGCGAAACGAGCGCTATACATTGGATCGCCCCTTGACGGAGGAGTACACCGCCACCCACTACAACAATTTCTACGAATTCATCAGCCCCAAAGACCGCAACATCTACAATGCCTACAAGTATGTGGGCAAGTTTGACACCAGCGATTGGCAGATCGAAATCGCCGGCCATGTGGAAAAAAAAGGCAAGATGCACCTTGGGGATATCATCAAGGAAATGGGTACGGAGGAGCGCACCTATCGCTTCAGATGCGTGGAGCGCTGGTCCATGGCCGTGCCTTGGACAGGATTTTCACTCGCCAAATTCATCCAATATCTCCAGCCGACTGACAAGGCCAAATACATCAAGTTCACCTCGTTTGCGAGTGCCAAGCAGATGCCCGGAGTCGCCAATCAGGACTGGTATCCGTGGCCTTACTACGAGGGACTCCGTATGGACGAAGCCATGAATGAGGTCGCACTTCTGGCTACGGGCATCTACGGCAAACCCCTGCCCAAACAAAATGGTGCGCCTGTCCGCTTGGTGGTCCCGTGGAAGTATGGATACAAAAACATCAAGTCGATCGTCAAAATGGAGTTTGTGTCCAAACAGCCGCAGACCTTCTGGAACACCATCGCGCCGAGTGAATATCCGTTCGTTTCCAACGTCAATCCCGCCAAACCACATCCACGCTGGTCTCAAGCCCAAGAGCGCATGATTCCGGATGGTGAGCCCCGCCCTACCCTGCCGTTCAATGGTTACGGCGAATTTGTGGCGAGCCTGTACAAGTAG
- a CDS encoding exonuclease domain-containing protein — translation MQAKPQRYAVIDLETTGGNPKRDRIIEVAIVLVENMEVIDEFTSLVNPGMPIPDFITGITGIDNGMVASAPPFYEVAKQIVEITEGAVFVAHNARFDYGFIQREFRSLGYPYTRKQLCTVQFARKVLPGLKSYSLKNLCKHLEITNSAPHRAMGDAEATTKLLKLLLNTTHEAGNFKLVDVEIANIKIPPGITREDIDALPRTVGVYYFYGPDGEMLYVGKSTNIRKRVISHFQGAHKLKRTLNMFSQIHKIGFEETGSELVALLLENEEIKRHQPAYNRAQRRTQFKFAVYQHTDKKGYLNFSVDKYDELQAPLAGFSTRSQAEGVLDRMGRKHELCPKKYGAERGSGPCFHRQLHICKGACSESESAEDYNERAMDVLNLLSRGSHKKESYLIIGAGRNEAERSLVWINLGKYRGYGYMEAENMGHWEEMIDCISPKVEAPDDQRIIHQYVKNNPKEVRKVPAFDHN, via the coding sequence ATGCAGGCTAAGCCCCAACGATATGCTGTCATCGACCTAGAAACGACTGGTGGAAACCCCAAGCGGGATCGCATCATCGAGGTGGCAATTGTGTTGGTGGAAAACATGGAGGTCATCGATGAATTCACCTCACTCGTCAATCCGGGCATGCCTATCCCTGATTTTATCACGGGCATCACGGGCATCGACAATGGTATGGTCGCTTCTGCACCGCCATTTTATGAGGTGGCCAAGCAGATCGTGGAGATCACCGAAGGGGCGGTTTTTGTGGCGCACAATGCGAGATTTGACTATGGATTCATCCAACGAGAATTTCGGAGCTTGGGCTATCCTTATACCCGCAAGCAACTCTGCACCGTGCAATTCGCCAGAAAGGTGTTACCGGGACTGAAATCCTATAGCCTCAAGAACCTCTGTAAGCATCTAGAAATCACCAATAGCGCACCTCATAGGGCCATGGGAGATGCAGAAGCCACAACCAAGCTGCTGAAACTACTGCTGAATACCACCCATGAAGCGGGGAATTTCAAGTTGGTGGATGTAGAAATCGCCAATATTAAGATCCCGCCCGGCATCACTAGAGAAGATATCGACGCCCTTCCAAGGACAGTAGGTGTGTACTATTTCTATGGGCCAGATGGGGAAATGCTGTATGTCGGCAAAAGTACCAACATTCGCAAGCGGGTCATTTCTCACTTTCAAGGAGCACACAAACTCAAGCGAACCCTCAACATGTTCAGCCAGATTCACAAGATTGGGTTTGAGGAAACGGGTAGCGAACTCGTGGCGCTCTTGCTGGAAAATGAGGAAATCAAACGCCACCAACCTGCCTACAACCGTGCCCAGAGACGCACCCAGTTCAAATTCGCCGTCTATCAACACACCGACAAGAAAGGCTATCTGAATTTTTCAGTGGATAAATACGATGAATTGCAGGCTCCATTGGCAGGGTTTTCCACCCGTAGTCAGGCGGAAGGGGTACTCGATCGAATGGGCAGGAAGCATGAACTCTGTCCCAAAAAATACGGGGCTGAGCGCGGGAGTGGCCCTTGCTTCCATCGTCAGCTTCACATCTGTAAAGGCGCCTGTTCAGAATCCGAATCTGCAGAAGATTACAACGAGCGGGCCATGGATGTACTCAACCTCCTGAGCAGAGGCTCCCACAAGAAGGAAAGCTACCTCATCATCGGCGCAGGACGAAATGAAGCAGAGCGCTCGCTGGTCTGGATCAATCTCGGCAAATACCGTGGATATGGATACATGGAAGCTGAAAACATGGGCCACTGGGAGGAAATGATCGACTGCATTTCGCCCAAAGTCGAAGCGCCAGATGACCAGCGGATCATCCACCAATACGTCAAAAACAATCCCAAGGAAGTGAGGAAAGTTCCCGCATTCGACCACAATTGA
- the ndk gene encoding nucleoside-diphosphate kinase → MSGNITLTIIKPDAVANGHTGKIIDHIISAGYKVKAMKMIHMNDREAGGFYEVHKERPFFNDLVSFMTSGPCVPMVLEKDNAVADFRTLIGATNPADAAEGTIRNLYAKSIEANAIHGSDSDENALREAGYFFSELEMF, encoded by the coding sequence ATGAGTGGTAACATCACCCTGACCATCATCAAGCCTGACGCAGTTGCTAACGGGCATACTGGAAAAATCATTGATCACATCATCTCCGCCGGCTACAAAGTGAAAGCCATGAAGATGATCCACATGAATGACCGTGAGGCCGGTGGATTCTACGAAGTTCACAAAGAGCGTCCATTCTTCAACGACTTGGTATCTTTCATGACCAGCGGACCTTGTGTACCGATGGTATTGGAAAAAGACAATGCGGTAGCAGACTTCCGTACTTTGATCGGCGCAACCAATCCTGCCGATGCTGCTGAAGGAACCATCCGCAACTTGTACGCCAAGTCCATCGAAGCCAATGCTATCCACGGATCTGACTCCGACGAAAATGCATTGCGCGAGGCGGGATACTTCTTCTCCGAGTTGGAAATGTTCTAG